One segment of Triticum aestivum cultivar Chinese Spring chromosome 2A, IWGSC CS RefSeq v2.1, whole genome shotgun sequence DNA contains the following:
- the LOC123189682 gene encoding trafficking protein particle complex II-specific subunit 120 homolog isoform X1 has protein sequence MEPGLSIESGSAIRVAVLPVGGPIPPQCLRDYAALVAAHARVDLASLRPYYSEHQKSPFSHQPWDTGCLRLKFVLGGCVPSPWEDFQSSRKVLAVVGICHLPSSPDLARVAADFLDASRTYPSALASRCFAFCPTDAQLLEERKDGIIMFPPSDQKSLELHMLTMIQDLAASLLMEFEKWVLRAESTGTILKTPLDSQSSLGSEEVHTLGVPSILTSVIKAKKRRLGRAQKIIGDYCLLAGSPADANAHYTTAIDLARLTGDVFWHAGALEGSVCALVVDRMMGQSDPVLEDEVKYRYYTIIQLYRRATLQDNAQRVSPVSFELEAALKLARYLCRREVAKEVSDLLMGAADGAKALIDASDRLILYIEIARLFGSLGYKRKAAFFSRQVAQLYLQQDNAYAAMSAMQVLTMTTNAYHVQSRKTSKPDHASLKELGASNSNADKAHPQSVVSLFESQWSTLQMVVLREILMSSIRAADPLTSWSAAARLLRSFYPLITPAGQSGLASSLSNSADRLPWGTRCADPCLPFIRLHSLPFHPSQRDIVKRNPHKKEWWIGAGPSGPFIYTPFTKGGTSGTSKQEINWIVGEPVQVMIELANPCSFDLVVESIYLSVHSGNFDAFPVTVNLPPNTSKLVLLSGIPTKVGQVSIPGCIVHSFGVITEHLFKEVDSLLLGAAQGLVLSDPFRCCGSSKFKSVNFPSISIVPPLPLLVANVVGGDGSILLYEGEIRDVLITLTNAGTVPVEEANIALSGKNQDSVISIAHSTWKSALPIKPGGEVTFKVTLRAWHLSLADLEADGSRSPANPRRIAREGINPFLNIHYAGPSAAKGNGEVSLPPGRRLAVPLNICVVQGMCLVRARLLSMEIPARFSEAHLRPVSGKDNTSDESNMLHNDISLLKIDPYKGSWGLRLLELELFNPTDVVFDVDVSVHLDGTSVPEDNTADVACHKTRIDRDYSARVLIPLEHFKLPVLDASFFVKENGSDEQLGSQAATIAEKNAKAELNASISNLISKIKVRWHSGRNSSGELNIKDAIQAALQASILDILLPDPLTFSFRLAKDAKPANDSNHSTDENVGPSGGENVLRCKDPISAHKMTHMEVQIRNNTKEIIQMNLSISCKDVAGENCFEENSATVLWAGVLNDIQLEVPPLQEVVHPFSVYFLVPGDYSLQSSSVIIDATDVLRARAKAESPDEPILCRGSPFHIHVVGTE, from the exons aTGGAGCCCGGGCTGAGCATCGAGTCCGGGTCGGCCATCCGGGTGGCGGTGCTGCCGGTGGGCGGGCCGATCCCGCCGCAGTGCCTGCGGGACTACGCGGCTCTGGTGGCGGCGCACGCGCGCGTCGACCTCGCCTCGCTGCGCCCCTACTACTCGGAGCACCAGAAGAGCCCCTTCTCGCACCAGCCCTGGGACACGGGCTGCCTCCGGCTCAAGTTCGTGCTCGGCGGCTGCGTGCCCTCGCCCTGGGAGGACTTCCAGTCCTCGCGCAAGGTGCTCGCCGTCGTCGGCATctgccacctcccctcctccccggACCTCGCCAGGGTCGCCGCTGACTTCCTCGACGCCTCGCGCACCTACCCCTCCGCGCTCGCCAGCCGCTGCTTTGCCTTCTGCCCCACCGACGCGCAG TTGCTAGAGGAAAGGAAGGATGGCATTATTATGTTCCCTCCTTCCGATCAGAAATCACTGGAACTTCATATGCTTACAATGATCCAAGATCTTGCCGCTTCATTGTTGATGGAGTTTGAGAAATGGGTCTTACGTGCAGAATCCACAGGAACTATTCTAAAGACACCTTTGGACTCACAATCCAGTCTTGGCTCAGAGGAGGTTCATACTTTAGGTGTTCCGAGTATTTTGACCAGT GTGAtcaaggccaaaaaaagaaggctgGGCCGTGCACAAAAGATAATAGGAGATTATTGCTTATTGGCTGGATCACCTGCTGATGCTAATGCACACTACACCACAGCAATAGATCTTGCAAGATTGACAGGGGATGTATTCTGGCATGCTGGGGCACTCGAAGGTAGTGTCTGCGCATTAGTG GTTGATAGGATGATGGGCCAAAGTGATCCTGTTTTGGAAGATGAAGTGAAGTATCGTTATTATACCATTATCCAGCTGTACAGAAGAGCAACTTTACAAGATAATGCTCAAAG AGTTTCACCTGTGAGCTTTGAGCTTGAAGCTGCATTGAAGTTGGCAAGATATTTGTGCAG ACGTGAAGTTGCCAAGGAGGTGTCAGATTTATTAATGGGTGCTGCAGATGGCGCTAAGGCTCTGATTGATGCCAGTGACCGGTTGATACTATATATTGAAATTGCGCGACTATTTGGCTCTCTTGGGTATAAACGCAAGGCAGCATTTTTTTCAAGACAAGTTGCACAGTTGTACCTTCAGCAAGACAATGCATATGCTGCTATGAGTGCTATGCAGGTTCTAACAATGACTACAAATGCATACCATGTTCAAAGCAGGAAGACTAGCAAACCTGATCATGCTTCACTGAAG GAACTCGGTGCCAGCAACAGCAATGCCGATAAAGCGCACCCTCAGTCTGTTGTATCATTGTTTGAGTCGCAATGGAGTACCCTTCAAATGGTTGTTCTAAGAGAGATATTGATGTCTTCAATCCGCGCTGCGGATCCCCTCACGTCATGGAGCGCCGCGGCTCGTCTTCTTCGATCATTTTACCCACTCATCACCCCAGCTGGTCAGAGTGGGCTGGCAAGCTCTCTTTCAAACTCTGCTGATAGGCTTCCTTGGGGCACACGTTGTGCCGACCCATGTCTTCCTTTTATCAG GTTACATTCTTTACCATTTCATCCTTCACAAAGAGACATAGTAAAGCGCAACCCACATAAAAAGGAGTGGTGGATTGGTGCCGGTCCTTCTGGACCTTTTATTTATACACCTTTCACCAAGGGGGGCACATCTGGGACTAGCAAACAAGAGATAAATTGGATTGTTGGAGAACCAGTCCAAGTTATGATAGAGTTAGCAAACCCCTGCAGCTTTGACTTAGTTGTTGAGAGCATTTACCTCTCTGTTCATTCAGGAAATTTTGATGCCTTTCCGGTTACtgttaatcttccaccaaataccTCCAAATTGGTTCTGCTATCTGGAATTCCAACAAAGGTTGGACAAGTATCGATTCCTGGATGCATTGTCCACAGTTTTGGTGTTATTACAGAACACCTATTCAAAGAGGTTGACAGTTTGCTCCTTGGAGCTGCACAAGGGCTTGTTCTTTCTGATCCTTTCAGATGCTGTGGCTCTAGCAAGTTTAAGAGTGTTAACTTCCCCAGCATTTCTATTGTTCCTCCCCTTCCTTTATTAGTTGCCAACGTTGTGGGTGGAGATGGTTCTATTCTTCTATATGAAGGTGAAATTCGTGATGTTTTAATTACGCTGACAAATGCTGGAACTGTGCCAGTTGAAGAAGCAAATATTGCATTATCCGGGAAGAACCAGGATTCTGTTATTTCAATTGCCCATAGTACATGGAAGTCTGCACTTCCGATAAAACCAGGTGGAGAAGTTACATTTAAAGTGACACTAAGAGCCTGGCATCTTAGCTTGGCAGATTTGGAAGCAGATGGTAGCAGATCTCCTGCAAATCCAAGGAGAATAGCAAGAGAAGGAATCAATCCCTTTTTGAATATTCACTATGCTG GTCCTTCAGCGGCCAAAGGTAATGGTGAGGTTTCTCTCCCACCTGGAAGACGCCTTGCTGTTCCATTAAATATCTGTGTTGTACAGGGCATGTGCCTGGTAAGAGCACGCCTGTTATCCATGGAAATACCTGCCCGGTTTAGTGAAGCACACTTGCGACCTGTCAGTGGAAAAGATAATACAAGTGATGAAAGTAATATGTTGCATAATGACATTAGCTTATTGAAGATTGATCCCTATAAAGGAAGTTGGGGCCTCCGCCTTCTGGAACTCGAGCTTTTCAACCCTACGGATGTTGTTTTTGATGTCGATGTTTCTGTACATTTGGATGGGACTAGTGTTCCAGAAGATAACACTGCTGATGTGGCCTGTCACAAAACCAGAATTGACCGTGACTATTCTGCCAGGGTTCTTATACCACTTGAGCACTTCAAATTACCTGTTCTTGATGCTTCCTTCTTTGTAAAGGAAAACGGAAGCGATGAGCAACTTGGGTCCCAAGCTGCCACCATAGCAGAAAAGAATGCCAAGGCAGAGTTGAACGCTTCTATCAGCAACTTGATTTCAAAAATAAAAGTGAGGTGGCATTCTGGGAGAAATAGCTCCGGTGAGCTGAATATCAAAGATGCTATTCAGGCAGCATTACAAGCGTCTATATTGGACATATTGTTGCCTGATCCCTTGACATTTAGCTTTAGACTTGCTAAGGATGCCAAGCCTGCTAATGATTCCAACCATTCTACTGATGAGAATGTTGGTCCGTCTGGCGGTGAGAATGTTCTGAGGTGTAAAGATCCTATATCAGCTCATAAAATGACCCATATGGAAGTTCAAATTCGGAACAACACGAAGGAAATTATTCAGATGAACCTCAGCATTTCATGCAAAGATGTTGCAGGAGAAAATTGCTTCGAAGAAAACAGTGCAACCGTCCTCTGGGCTG GTGTTCTTAACGACATACAGTTGGAGGTTCCACCATTGCAGGAGGTGGTACATCCTTTCTCTGTCTACTTCCTAGTCCCTGGAGACTACTCGCTGCAATCTTCTTCTGTTATAATTGACGCCACGGATGTTCTTCGTGCTCGGGCAAAGGCAGAGTCCCCAGATGAACCTATTCTATGCCGCGGATCCCCATTCCATATCCATGTAGTTGGTACAGAGTAG
- the LOC123189682 gene encoding trafficking protein particle complex II-specific subunit 120 homolog isoform X2 produces MEPGLSIESGSAIRVAVLPVGGPIPPQCLRDYAALVAAHARVDLASLRPYYSEHQKSPFSHQPWDTGCLRLKFVLGGCVPSPWEDFQSSRKVLAVVGICHLPSSPDLARVAADFLDASRTYPSALASRCFAFCPTDAQLLEERKDGIIMFPPSDQKSLELHMLTMIQDLAASLLMEFEKWVLRAESTGTILKTPLDSQSSLGSEEVIKAKKRRLGRAQKIIGDYCLLAGSPADANAHYTTAIDLARLTGDVFWHAGALEGSVCALVVDRMMGQSDPVLEDEVKYRYYTIIQLYRRATLQDNAQRVSPVSFELEAALKLARYLCRREVAKEVSDLLMGAADGAKALIDASDRLILYIEIARLFGSLGYKRKAAFFSRQVAQLYLQQDNAYAAMSAMQVLTMTTNAYHVQSRKTSKPDHASLKELGASNSNADKAHPQSVVSLFESQWSTLQMVVLREILMSSIRAADPLTSWSAAARLLRSFYPLITPAGQSGLASSLSNSADRLPWGTRCADPCLPFIRLHSLPFHPSQRDIVKRNPHKKEWWIGAGPSGPFIYTPFTKGGTSGTSKQEINWIVGEPVQVMIELANPCSFDLVVESIYLSVHSGNFDAFPVTVNLPPNTSKLVLLSGIPTKVGQVSIPGCIVHSFGVITEHLFKEVDSLLLGAAQGLVLSDPFRCCGSSKFKSVNFPSISIVPPLPLLVANVVGGDGSILLYEGEIRDVLITLTNAGTVPVEEANIALSGKNQDSVISIAHSTWKSALPIKPGGEVTFKVTLRAWHLSLADLEADGSRSPANPRRIAREGINPFLNIHYAGPSAAKGNGEVSLPPGRRLAVPLNICVVQGMCLVRARLLSMEIPARFSEAHLRPVSGKDNTSDESNMLHNDISLLKIDPYKGSWGLRLLELELFNPTDVVFDVDVSVHLDGTSVPEDNTADVACHKTRIDRDYSARVLIPLEHFKLPVLDASFFVKENGSDEQLGSQAATIAEKNAKAELNASISNLISKIKVRWHSGRNSSGELNIKDAIQAALQASILDILLPDPLTFSFRLAKDAKPANDSNHSTDENVGPSGGENVLRCKDPISAHKMTHMEVQIRNNTKEIIQMNLSISCKDVAGENCFEENSATVLWAGVLNDIQLEVPPLQEVVHPFSVYFLVPGDYSLQSSSVIIDATDVLRARAKAESPDEPILCRGSPFHIHVVGTE; encoded by the exons aTGGAGCCCGGGCTGAGCATCGAGTCCGGGTCGGCCATCCGGGTGGCGGTGCTGCCGGTGGGCGGGCCGATCCCGCCGCAGTGCCTGCGGGACTACGCGGCTCTGGTGGCGGCGCACGCGCGCGTCGACCTCGCCTCGCTGCGCCCCTACTACTCGGAGCACCAGAAGAGCCCCTTCTCGCACCAGCCCTGGGACACGGGCTGCCTCCGGCTCAAGTTCGTGCTCGGCGGCTGCGTGCCCTCGCCCTGGGAGGACTTCCAGTCCTCGCGCAAGGTGCTCGCCGTCGTCGGCATctgccacctcccctcctccccggACCTCGCCAGGGTCGCCGCTGACTTCCTCGACGCCTCGCGCACCTACCCCTCCGCGCTCGCCAGCCGCTGCTTTGCCTTCTGCCCCACCGACGCGCAG TTGCTAGAGGAAAGGAAGGATGGCATTATTATGTTCCCTCCTTCCGATCAGAAATCACTGGAACTTCATATGCTTACAATGATCCAAGATCTTGCCGCTTCATTGTTGATGGAGTTTGAGAAATGGGTCTTACGTGCAGAATCCACAGGAACTATTCTAAAGACACCTTTGGACTCACAATCCAGTCTTGGCTCAGAGGAG GTGAtcaaggccaaaaaaagaaggctgGGCCGTGCACAAAAGATAATAGGAGATTATTGCTTATTGGCTGGATCACCTGCTGATGCTAATGCACACTACACCACAGCAATAGATCTTGCAAGATTGACAGGGGATGTATTCTGGCATGCTGGGGCACTCGAAGGTAGTGTCTGCGCATTAGTG GTTGATAGGATGATGGGCCAAAGTGATCCTGTTTTGGAAGATGAAGTGAAGTATCGTTATTATACCATTATCCAGCTGTACAGAAGAGCAACTTTACAAGATAATGCTCAAAG AGTTTCACCTGTGAGCTTTGAGCTTGAAGCTGCATTGAAGTTGGCAAGATATTTGTGCAG ACGTGAAGTTGCCAAGGAGGTGTCAGATTTATTAATGGGTGCTGCAGATGGCGCTAAGGCTCTGATTGATGCCAGTGACCGGTTGATACTATATATTGAAATTGCGCGACTATTTGGCTCTCTTGGGTATAAACGCAAGGCAGCATTTTTTTCAAGACAAGTTGCACAGTTGTACCTTCAGCAAGACAATGCATATGCTGCTATGAGTGCTATGCAGGTTCTAACAATGACTACAAATGCATACCATGTTCAAAGCAGGAAGACTAGCAAACCTGATCATGCTTCACTGAAG GAACTCGGTGCCAGCAACAGCAATGCCGATAAAGCGCACCCTCAGTCTGTTGTATCATTGTTTGAGTCGCAATGGAGTACCCTTCAAATGGTTGTTCTAAGAGAGATATTGATGTCTTCAATCCGCGCTGCGGATCCCCTCACGTCATGGAGCGCCGCGGCTCGTCTTCTTCGATCATTTTACCCACTCATCACCCCAGCTGGTCAGAGTGGGCTGGCAAGCTCTCTTTCAAACTCTGCTGATAGGCTTCCTTGGGGCACACGTTGTGCCGACCCATGTCTTCCTTTTATCAG GTTACATTCTTTACCATTTCATCCTTCACAAAGAGACATAGTAAAGCGCAACCCACATAAAAAGGAGTGGTGGATTGGTGCCGGTCCTTCTGGACCTTTTATTTATACACCTTTCACCAAGGGGGGCACATCTGGGACTAGCAAACAAGAGATAAATTGGATTGTTGGAGAACCAGTCCAAGTTATGATAGAGTTAGCAAACCCCTGCAGCTTTGACTTAGTTGTTGAGAGCATTTACCTCTCTGTTCATTCAGGAAATTTTGATGCCTTTCCGGTTACtgttaatcttccaccaaataccTCCAAATTGGTTCTGCTATCTGGAATTCCAACAAAGGTTGGACAAGTATCGATTCCTGGATGCATTGTCCACAGTTTTGGTGTTATTACAGAACACCTATTCAAAGAGGTTGACAGTTTGCTCCTTGGAGCTGCACAAGGGCTTGTTCTTTCTGATCCTTTCAGATGCTGTGGCTCTAGCAAGTTTAAGAGTGTTAACTTCCCCAGCATTTCTATTGTTCCTCCCCTTCCTTTATTAGTTGCCAACGTTGTGGGTGGAGATGGTTCTATTCTTCTATATGAAGGTGAAATTCGTGATGTTTTAATTACGCTGACAAATGCTGGAACTGTGCCAGTTGAAGAAGCAAATATTGCATTATCCGGGAAGAACCAGGATTCTGTTATTTCAATTGCCCATAGTACATGGAAGTCTGCACTTCCGATAAAACCAGGTGGAGAAGTTACATTTAAAGTGACACTAAGAGCCTGGCATCTTAGCTTGGCAGATTTGGAAGCAGATGGTAGCAGATCTCCTGCAAATCCAAGGAGAATAGCAAGAGAAGGAATCAATCCCTTTTTGAATATTCACTATGCTG GTCCTTCAGCGGCCAAAGGTAATGGTGAGGTTTCTCTCCCACCTGGAAGACGCCTTGCTGTTCCATTAAATATCTGTGTTGTACAGGGCATGTGCCTGGTAAGAGCACGCCTGTTATCCATGGAAATACCTGCCCGGTTTAGTGAAGCACACTTGCGACCTGTCAGTGGAAAAGATAATACAAGTGATGAAAGTAATATGTTGCATAATGACATTAGCTTATTGAAGATTGATCCCTATAAAGGAAGTTGGGGCCTCCGCCTTCTGGAACTCGAGCTTTTCAACCCTACGGATGTTGTTTTTGATGTCGATGTTTCTGTACATTTGGATGGGACTAGTGTTCCAGAAGATAACACTGCTGATGTGGCCTGTCACAAAACCAGAATTGACCGTGACTATTCTGCCAGGGTTCTTATACCACTTGAGCACTTCAAATTACCTGTTCTTGATGCTTCCTTCTTTGTAAAGGAAAACGGAAGCGATGAGCAACTTGGGTCCCAAGCTGCCACCATAGCAGAAAAGAATGCCAAGGCAGAGTTGAACGCTTCTATCAGCAACTTGATTTCAAAAATAAAAGTGAGGTGGCATTCTGGGAGAAATAGCTCCGGTGAGCTGAATATCAAAGATGCTATTCAGGCAGCATTACAAGCGTCTATATTGGACATATTGTTGCCTGATCCCTTGACATTTAGCTTTAGACTTGCTAAGGATGCCAAGCCTGCTAATGATTCCAACCATTCTACTGATGAGAATGTTGGTCCGTCTGGCGGTGAGAATGTTCTGAGGTGTAAAGATCCTATATCAGCTCATAAAATGACCCATATGGAAGTTCAAATTCGGAACAACACGAAGGAAATTATTCAGATGAACCTCAGCATTTCATGCAAAGATGTTGCAGGAGAAAATTGCTTCGAAGAAAACAGTGCAACCGTCCTCTGGGCTG GTGTTCTTAACGACATACAGTTGGAGGTTCCACCATTGCAGGAGGTGGTACATCCTTTCTCTGTCTACTTCCTAGTCCCTGGAGACTACTCGCTGCAATCTTCTTCTGTTATAATTGACGCCACGGATGTTCTTCGTGCTCGGGCAAAGGCAGAGTCCCCAGATGAACCTATTCTATGCCGCGGATCCCCATTCCATATCCATGTAGTTGGTACAGAGTAG
- the LOC123189684 gene encoding protein WHAT'S THIS FACTOR 1, chloroplastic encodes MLLRAAAAAAHRLRFISPARRISSLKVPWRRDAVLDASIDRDRRFHQASRLVREVLLSPGRRLLLRYLSKRRQRIRLPVHVATFLRRYPTLLSVSPPPDPVASPSPQLASFLEFASRLQAAHSPLLAARLAKLLMMSSTRALPVAKIAAAKRVFGLPDDFLVSLVPRHPDLFRLVGDPGPDASGDAFLELASWDDRLAKSAIELRADREADVVGIRPRPNFTVKLPKGFYLKKEMREWVRDWLELPYVSPYANTFGLHPASPEAEKRLIGVLHEVLSLSVERRMAVPIIGKFCDEFRLSNAFSNAFTRHPGIFYVSLKGGIKTVILREAYDENGELVDRDPMIELKERFVAIMDEGHKKYLEELRRRNEMLQKERANAIHRGAKVDTNIEERDMEGSEEDEVYDYAQVESEGREPL; translated from the coding sequence ATGCTCCTccgggcggcggccgccgccgcccaccgcctccGCTTCATTTCCCCGGCCCGCCGCATATCTTCCTTGAAGGTCCCGTGGCGCCGGGACGCGGTCCTGGACGCGTCCATCGACCGCGACCGACGCTTCCACCAAGCGTCCCGCCTCGTCCGCGAGGTGCTCCTCTcccccggccgccgcctcctcctccgctacCTTTCCAAGCGCCGCCAGCGCATCCGCCTCCCGGTCCACGTCGCAACCTTCCTCCGCCGGTACCCCACGCTCCTCTCCGTTTCCCCTCCCCCCGACCCCGTCGCCTCCCCGTCCCCGCAGCTCGCCTCCTTCCTCGAATTCGCATCCCGCCTCCAGGCCGCCCACTCCCCGCTCCTCGCCGCCAGGCTCGCCAAGCTCCTCATGATGTCCTCCACGCGCGCGCTGCCGGTCGCAAAGATTGCTGCTGCCAAGCGCGTCTTCGGCCTCCCGGACGACTTCTTGGTCTCGCTGGTCCCGAGGCACCCCGATCTCTTCCGCCTCGTCGGCGACCCAGGGCCGGACGCGTCCGGCGACGCGTTCCTGGAGCTCGCCTCCTGGGACGACCGACTCGCGAAGTCCGCGATTGAATTGAGGGCGGACAGGGAGGCCGATGTTGTTGGCATACGGCCGAGGCCCAACTTTACAGTCAAATTGCCAAAGGGGTTCTACCTCAAGAAGGAGATGAGGGAGTGGGTGAGGGATTGGCTTGAGCTGCCGTATGTGTCACCATATGCCAACACTTTCGGGCTTCACCCGGCATCACCAGAGGCAGAGAAGAGGTTGATTGGTGTTTTACATGAGGTATTGTCCTTGTCAGTTGAAAGGAGGATGGCGGTGCCAATCATAGGGAAGTTCTGTGATGAGTTTAGGCTATCGAATGCGTTCTCTAACGCGTTCACGAGACACCCGGGGATATTCTATGTTTCATTGAAGGGTGGCATTAAGACGGTGATATTGAGGGAGGCGTATGACGAAAATGGAGAGCTTGTGGATAGGGATCCTATGATTGAGCTGAAGGAGAGGTTCGTGGCAATCATGGATGAGGGCCATAAGAAGTATTTggaggagttgaggaggaggaaTGAGATGCTGCAGAAAGAGAGGGCAAATGCAATTCACAGGGGTGCCAAAGTTGACACAAATATTGAGGAAAGAGATATGGAGGGGTCAGAGGAAGATGAAGTATATGATTATGCACAAGTAGAATCAGAAGGAAGAGAGCCATTGTGA